A region of Saprospiraceae bacterium DNA encodes the following proteins:
- a CDS encoding M28 family peptidase, with protein sequence MLKRVLLIGFSVWLTNTIAQKDYFHEVIRPDSSKAAIKDSLTAYAEIIQPEQLRKHIEFLASDSCEGRELGSRGNDLAAQYISAYFEKNRLSKVPGMKSYFQEVGFKWIYWDKLVFKIGEVPYKQLWDYLSIPAENHDLDFKTSEFVFLGYGIDDEKYSDYKGVDVKDKVVIIYKGEPKNKKGISYLSGKVELSEWATDLSKKHEAASKNGVKLLMVIEDQFKEWVDLNRSAVISPQVYLDSEDKGGEAKTNIMYLSSTTTSMMLGKQIKKVIKARDKINKTGKPQPFVLKAELEFIQKRNVKVERGRNVLAYVEGSTYPDEVLILSAHYDHIGKRGTEVFNGADDNASGTSSMMELARTYQMMSESGVRPKRSVIFALMTGEEKGLLGSMYYVNKPLVSLEKTMVNINIDMIGRTDDIYKTDSNYIYVIGSDRLSSELHNLNLEVNQKYVQLKMDHRYNSELDPNRFYYRSDHYNFAEKGVPAIFFFSGVHKDYHRITDDIEKIMFAKTANISRHIFYLSWALANKNGFLAK encoded by the coding sequence ATGCTAAAACGAGTTTTGTTGATTGGATTTTCAGTTTGGCTAACAAATACAATTGCACAAAAGGATTATTTTCATGAAGTGATTCGCCCGGATTCAAGCAAAGCAGCTATAAAGGATAGTCTTACAGCTTATGCAGAAATCATTCAGCCGGAGCAATTGCGAAAGCACATAGAATTTCTGGCATCTGATAGTTGCGAAGGCAGAGAATTGGGAAGCCGGGGAAATGATTTGGCCGCTCAATACATTTCAGCTTATTTCGAAAAAAACAGATTATCTAAAGTACCCGGAATGAAATCCTACTTTCAGGAAGTTGGATTTAAATGGATCTACTGGGATAAACTCGTTTTTAAAATCGGTGAGGTTCCTTACAAACAATTATGGGATTATTTGAGCATTCCTGCTGAGAATCATGATCTCGACTTCAAAACATCTGAGTTTGTTTTTTTAGGTTATGGCATTGATGACGAAAAGTACAGTGATTATAAGGGAGTCGATGTAAAAGATAAAGTGGTCATTATTTACAAAGGAGAACCTAAAAATAAAAAAGGGATTTCCTATTTAAGCGGCAAGGTCGAATTATCTGAATGGGCTACTGACTTGTCGAAAAAACATGAAGCAGCTTCCAAAAACGGGGTCAAACTTTTGATGGTGATTGAAGATCAATTTAAGGAATGGGTTGATCTCAACAGGTCTGCAGTCATTTCGCCACAAGTGTATCTCGACTCTGAAGACAAAGGCGGTGAAGCCAAAACCAATATCATGTATTTATCTTCTACAACAACTTCGATGATGTTGGGCAAGCAAATTAAAAAAGTCATAAAGGCGAGAGATAAAATTAATAAGACTGGAAAACCGCAGCCCTTTGTTTTAAAAGCCGAGTTGGAATTTATACAAAAGCGAAATGTAAAAGTGGAAAGGGGAAGGAATGTGTTGGCTTATGTAGAAGGAAGTACATATCCTGACGAAGTGTTGATCCTTTCGGCACATTACGATCATATTGGAAAAAGAGGTACTGAAGTATTCAATGGTGCAGACGACAATGCATCAGGTACATCGTCCATGATGGAGTTGGCCAGAACTTATCAAATGATGTCGGAGTCGGGTGTCAGGCCAAAGCGTTCTGTGATATTTGCGCTCATGACCGGCGAAGAAAAAGGATTGTTGGGTTCTATGTATTATGTGAATAAACCTCTTGTAAGTCTAGAGAAAACGATGGTCAATATCAATATAGATATGATCGGCCGTACAGACGATATTTATAAGACCGATTCGAATTATATTTATGTCATTGGTTCCGATCGGTTAAGTTCGGAATTGCATAATTTGAATCTTGAAGTCAATCAAAAATATGTGCAGCTAAAAATGGACCACAGATATAATTCTGAATTGGATCCCAATAGATTTTATTACAGGTCTGATCATTATAATTTTGCAGAGAAAGGTGTACCCGCTATATTTTTCTTTAGTGGTGTGCATAAAGATTACCATCGGATCACGGATGATATTGAAAAGATCATGTTTGCAAAAACAGCAAACATTTCCAGGCATATTTTTTATTTGTCCTGGGCATTGGCCAATAAGAATGGATTTCTGGCAAAATAG
- the rpiB gene encoding ribose 5-phosphate isomerase B: MKISMGCDHAGFELKQQIAIWLEERGIDVLDHGTNNADSVDYPDFIHPVGFDIDQQKVDFGIVICGSGNGAAIVANKHPLVRCALCWTTELATLARKHNNANVISIPARFVSPDEALQMVNAFLQTEFEGGRHQNRIDKIAVC; this comes from the coding sequence ATGAAAATATCAATGGGCTGCGATCATGCAGGATTTGAACTTAAACAGCAGATCGCCATTTGGTTGGAGGAAAGAGGGATAGATGTTTTGGACCACGGAACGAACAATGCAGATTCTGTGGATTATCCCGACTTTATCCATCCTGTTGGATTTGACATTGATCAACAAAAAGTGGATTTTGGAATTGTCATCTGCGGAAGTGGAAACGGTGCGGCTATCGTAGCTAACAAACATCCGTTAGTTCGCTGTGCCTTGTGTTGGACTACAGAATTGGCAACACTGGCCCGAAAACACAACAATGCGAATGTGATCAGCATACCTGCCAGGTTTGTAAGCCCTGATGAAGCATTACAAATGGTGAATGCTTTTCTGCAGACGGAATTTGAAGGCGGCAGACATCAAAATCGAATTGATAAAATTGCCGTATGCTAA
- a CDS encoding DUF2723 domain-containing protein gives MILAGLAGVVGIFLFQSIIITGIPEMWMFFELIMVNSFGLPFHSGLFPTLIVVVAIAYYGLRYFKNKGNDLLHKVVFTMLLLVISYSTVGVVLIRANAKPPINMNDPHDVVRLIPYLNREQYGDRSLLKGPHFEARPVDTKSEDRWGRVGDEYKVVDQKFDYIFKDKDKILFPRISHQDQGRPQLYRMWMKHLDEDKAKVPSMSFNLKFMWNYQFGWMYWRYFMWNFAGRQNGEQGFYPWVNKDGHWYSGVKAVDGSRLYNQDKLPRVIKEDESRNSYYFIPLLFGLLGVVYHYRKNRNDFLALLGFFILTGLALCVFNNSPPNEPRERDYVLEGSFLTFCIWIGMGVLGLSKLLQSRLKFSTSLSGISATALGLAVPLILVIENFDDHSRMRSTGARDYAANILESCRPNSILFTYGDNDTYPVWYAQEVEGIRTDVRVINLSLIAVDWYIENQRRKFNESALVKMSIPQDKLRGSLRNQVFYYNPANPDGKNTDAPMSASSFLKFIAEDHPIESGTGRVFETYMPTNNVYIEINRERAIQAGLCSPEDSTFVDKIPVGVGGPYITKDDIAILDIILSNIYERPVYFSVTCSQEKLLGLQDYMELEGMALRIVPLKSQSDPSLYIYGSGKINADKSYEVIMDKFRWGNFDKVDLFVDHSFAPSVQAKRMIMMRTALALLDSGDKERAAKMANKFFESFPNMNFQYDVRIMPFIQVLIDAGDMESAKKNLRILATETLDMLEFYDSLKPDELESGFSQERGLSMSAVREIIERSKQINDPQFQTEMETFLNKYHNATPTLQK, from the coding sequence ATGATTTTGGCCGGACTCGCCGGAGTCGTCGGTATTTTCCTTTTTCAAAGTATCATCATTACAGGTATACCTGAAATGTGGATGTTTTTTGAATTGATCATGGTCAATTCCTTCGGCCTTCCTTTTCACTCAGGATTGTTTCCAACATTGATCGTCGTCGTAGCGATAGCTTATTATGGTTTGCGTTATTTCAAAAACAAAGGAAATGATTTATTGCATAAGGTGGTTTTTACCATGTTGTTATTGGTCATTTCGTATTCCACCGTTGGTGTGGTATTGATTCGTGCGAATGCCAAGCCACCTATCAATATGAATGATCCGCACGATGTGGTGCGTTTGATCCCATATTTGAATCGCGAACAATATGGCGATCGAAGTTTGTTAAAAGGTCCTCATTTTGAAGCGCGTCCAGTCGATACGAAATCAGAAGATCGCTGGGGCCGCGTAGGAGATGAATACAAAGTGGTCGATCAAAAATTCGACTATATTTTCAAAGACAAAGATAAAATTCTATTTCCCCGCATCAGCCACCAGGATCAAGGCAGACCGCAGTTATACAGAATGTGGATGAAACATTTAGATGAAGACAAGGCTAAAGTACCCAGCATGTCTTTCAATTTAAAATTCATGTGGAATTATCAATTCGGTTGGATGTACTGGCGTTATTTTATGTGGAATTTTGCCGGAAGACAAAATGGCGAACAGGGATTTTATCCCTGGGTTAATAAAGATGGGCATTGGTATTCTGGTGTTAAAGCTGTTGATGGTTCCCGCTTATATAATCAGGACAAATTGCCCCGTGTCATCAAAGAAGATGAATCCAGGAATTCATATTATTTTATCCCATTGCTTTTTGGTTTATTGGGAGTAGTATACCATTATCGCAAAAACAGAAATGATTTTCTGGCATTATTGGGATTTTTTATTCTTACAGGTTTAGCACTTTGTGTATTTAATAATTCTCCGCCCAATGAGCCGCGTGAAAGAGATTATGTGTTGGAGGGTTCGTTCCTTACCTTTTGCATTTGGATAGGGATGGGGGTTCTTGGACTTTCCAAATTACTTCAAAGCCGACTCAAATTTTCAACTTCATTGAGTGGTATTTCTGCAACTGCACTGGGACTTGCTGTTCCACTTATTTTGGTCATTGAAAACTTTGATGATCACAGCAGAATGCGCAGCACAGGTGCCAGAGATTACGCAGCAAATATTTTGGAATCTTGCAGACCGAATTCGATACTCTTTACCTATGGCGACAACGATACTTATCCTGTATGGTATGCTCAGGAAGTTGAAGGCATCCGAACAGATGTTCGCGTGATCAATTTGAGTTTGATTGCCGTAGATTGGTATATTGAAAATCAAAGAAGGAAATTCAATGAATCAGCCTTGGTAAAAATGTCGATCCCACAAGATAAATTGAGGGGAAGTTTGCGCAACCAGGTATTTTACTACAATCCTGCAAATCCGGATGGTAAAAACACAGATGCACCTATGTCTGCTTCAAGTTTTCTGAAATTTATTGCAGAAGACCATCCTATTGAAAGTGGTACCGGCAGAGTATTTGAAACTTATATGCCAACCAATAATGTGTATATTGAAATAAATCGCGAACGTGCCATTCAAGCCGGCTTATGTAGTCCGGAAGACAGCACTTTTGTCGACAAGATTCCGGTGGGTGTTGGCGGACCTTATATTACCAAAGATGATATAGCGATTCTCGATATCATCCTGTCAAATATCTATGAACGACCTGTGTATTTCAGTGTAACCTGCAGTCAGGAGAAATTACTGGGATTACAGGATTATATGGAGCTTGAAGGTATGGCCTTGCGCATTGTCCCATTAAAATCTCAAAGCGATCCGAGTTTATACATTTATGGTTCGGGTAAAATAAATGCCGACAAGAGCTATGAGGTTATCATGGATAAATTTAGATGGGGCAATTTCGACAAAGTGGATTTATTTGTAGATCACAGTTTTGCACCAAGTGTACAAGCCAAACGCATGATCATGATGCGTACCGCTTTGGCTTTATTAGATAGTGGAGATAAAGAGCGCGCAGCAAAAATGGCGAATAAGTTTTTCGAATCTTTTCCGAACATGAACTTTCAGTATGATGTTCGCATCATGCCGTTTATTCAAGTACTCATCGATGCAGGGGATATGGAGTCAGCCAAAAAGAATCTTAGAATATTGGCTACCGAAACTTTGGATATGCTGGAATTTTACGACAGCTTGAAACCCGATGAACTGGAAAGTGGTTTTAGTCAGGAAAGAGGTTTGTCTATGTCGGCAGTAAGGGAAATTATTGAGCGCAGTAAACAAATTAATGATCCTCAGTTTCAAACGGAGATGGAAACTTTTCTCAATAAATACCACAACGCGACACCTACGCTTCAAAAATAG
- a CDS encoding DUF2723 domain-containing protein, which produces MKFSKTNLVGWVVFLAVFIIYFFSVERTGSLWDCGEFVAGAYKLQVVHPPGAPLFLIIGRMFTWVAEILSDNPAYIAFAVNIMSSLCSAFAAMFISWTTLIVAKLSSIGRNDQHDENESWPILGAGLIAGLASGYISSTWFSAIEGEVYSMSTMFTAMTIWAGFKWYYLEDSPKNDKWLIFAVFATGLSTGVHLLSLLSFPTIAMLYYFKNTKHIVF; this is translated from the coding sequence ATGAAATTTAGTAAAACTAATCTCGTAGGCTGGGTCGTATTTTTGGCCGTTTTTATCATCTATTTTTTCTCTGTCGAGCGAACCGGAAGTCTTTGGGATTGCGGTGAATTTGTAGCCGGAGCCTATAAATTACAGGTTGTTCACCCTCCAGGCGCGCCTCTGTTTTTGATCATTGGGAGGATGTTTACCTGGGTTGCTGAGATACTTTCTGACAATCCGGCCTACATTGCTTTTGCCGTCAATATCATGTCTTCTTTGTGTTCAGCCTTTGCAGCGATGTTTATTAGCTGGACCACTTTGATTGTTGCAAAACTTTCGAGTATCGGTCGCAATGATCAGCACGATGAGAATGAAAGCTGGCCTATTTTAGGTGCCGGGCTCATTGCAGGTTTGGCAAGTGGTTATATTTCTTCAACCTGGTTTTCTGCTATTGAAGGTGAAGTGTATTCGATGTCGACCATGTTTACGGCTATGACCATATGGGCAGGATTTAAATGGTATTATCTCGAAGATTCACCCAAGAACGATAAGTGGCTGATTTTTGCCGTTTTCGCAACGGGATTGTCTACGGGTGTTCACTTACTAAGTTTGCTATCCTTCCCGACGATCGCCATGTTGTATTATTTTAAAAATACAAAACACATAGTTTTTTAG
- a CDS encoding RNA pseudouridine synthase, with protein MPVQNDKTGDLSLLQCLKSYCKVDLHMINRIDRPVSGLVIFSKNKKSHVELQKQFSGTDLIKEYLAIVEKAEIPKEGKLHNFIRKSDQQHKTHVTQDSSDLACDLEYKVIDELDKYLVLHISIKTGRFHQIRAQLAHLGVPVKSDVKYGARRGSADRSICLHAWKYSFLHPSTHQLLRFEAPLPENQIWPVVKNKLNLHE; from the coding sequence ATGCCCGTGCAAAATGATAAAACGGGAGACTTGTCATTGCTTCAATGCCTGAAATCCTATTGCAAAGTTGATTTGCATATGATCAATAGAATTGATAGGCCGGTTTCGGGTCTCGTCATTTTTTCAAAAAACAAAAAGAGCCATGTTGAATTGCAAAAGCAGTTCAGCGGTACTGATCTGATCAAGGAATATCTCGCAATTGTAGAAAAAGCCGAGATCCCCAAAGAAGGAAAACTACATAATTTCATCCGAAAGTCTGATCAACAACACAAAACCCACGTCACACAAGACAGTTCTGATCTTGCCTGTGATCTGGAATACAAAGTCATCGATGAACTCGATAAGTATTTAGTCTTACACATCTCTATTAAAACCGGCCGCTTTCACCAAATTCGAGCTCAATTGGCGCATCTCGGAGTACCCGTAAAATCTGATGTAAAATATGGAGCGCGGAGAGGAAGTGCCGATCGTTCGATTTGTTTACATGCCTGGAAATATTCTTTTTTACATCCTTCCACACATCAGTTATTGCGTTTTGAAGCTCCGCTGCCTGAAAATCAAATCTGGCCCGTTGTGAAAAATAAATTGAATTTGCATGAGTGA
- the thiL gene encoding thiamine-phosphate kinase — MSDQQDQPIRTEISELGEFALIKRLSENFPILKNSTLKGIGDDAAVIQYENAATVVSTDMMLEGIHFDLAYFPLKHLGYKAVISNLSDIYAMNAMPEQITVSIAASNRFSVEALELLYEGIRHACKEYDVDLVGGDTCSSLRGLVISITAIGKQSPEKIAYRSGAKPGDYLFVSGELGAAYLGLQLLEREKQIFLEDQSMQPELEDQKQLIGKFIKPEARKDVVLWLEKAEVVPHAMIDLSDGLSSDLMHLCEQSKIGAEIQENLIPISEESKLMALKFNMDPYTCALNGGEDYELLIAVDPIEAKKIQYLPGFYYIGECKEKDFGIQLKTNSGNLHKMKAQGWVHF, encoded by the coding sequence ATGAGTGACCAACAAGATCAACCCATCCGCACCGAAATTTCCGAATTGGGTGAATTTGCTTTAATAAAAAGACTTTCGGAAAATTTTCCGATCCTGAAAAACTCAACACTTAAGGGTATCGGCGACGATGCTGCTGTCATCCAATACGAAAATGCTGCTACAGTTGTTTCCACAGATATGATGCTGGAAGGCATTCATTTTGATCTGGCCTATTTTCCGCTCAAACATTTGGGATACAAAGCAGTCATCAGCAATTTGTCGGATATCTATGCTATGAATGCCATGCCCGAACAAATTACAGTATCAATTGCAGCCTCCAATCGGTTTTCTGTAGAAGCCCTAGAATTGTTATACGAAGGAATCCGGCATGCTTGTAAAGAATACGATGTAGATCTAGTCGGCGGTGATACTTGCTCTTCCTTGCGAGGTCTTGTGATCTCTATCACAGCGATAGGCAAACAAAGTCCTGAGAAAATAGCCTATAGGTCCGGTGCCAAACCAGGCGACTATCTCTTTGTAAGTGGTGAACTCGGTGCTGCTTATTTAGGTTTGCAACTACTCGAACGCGAAAAACAAATTTTCCTCGAAGATCAGAGCATGCAACCGGAACTCGAAGATCAAAAACAACTCATCGGCAAATTTATAAAACCGGAAGCCCGCAAAGATGTCGTTTTATGGTTAGAAAAAGCAGAAGTGGTTCCTCATGCCATGATCGACCTCTCCGACGGACTTTCATCTGACTTGATGCACCTCTGCGAACAAAGTAAAATCGGTGCTGAAATTCAGGAAAATTTGATACCCATCAGCGAAGAATCAAAATTGATGGCGCTGAAATTCAATATGGACCCATACACCTGCGCTCTCAATGGAGGCGAAGACTACGAACTCTTGATAGCCGTCGATCCCATTGAAGCCAAAAAAATTCAATACCTCCCCGGATTTTATTACATCGGCGAATGCAAAGAAAAAGACTTCGGCATTCAACTCAAAACCAACAGCGGCAATCTCCACAAAATGAAAGCACAGGGTTGGGTGCATTTTTGA
- a CDS encoding methyltransferase domain-containing protein encodes MGILDKIYTAERADENAVSDNPVFMRQLFAYTQAAEEVSGCILEIGCGEGYGIKWLSPKASRYVAIDKHIPLNQQNFAHVEFINMEVPWLTEMENDQFDVVICFQLIEHIQDDQTLLKEIYRVLKPGGKLLLTTPNQSMTLSRNPYHIREYNTNQFRELLSRYFDSEKIFFGGVFGDATVMEYHERNRKSVERFRKFDILGLEKHLPASWFKIPYDILNRMNRNVLKNNNDALVSGISTANFFIKEMDGGQLDYYCRAVK; translated from the coding sequence ATGGGAATACTCGATAAAATATATACAGCGGAGCGTGCAGATGAAAATGCAGTATCAGACAATCCGGTATTCATGCGGCAACTGTTTGCATATACGCAAGCTGCAGAAGAAGTTAGCGGATGCATTCTGGAAATTGGATGTGGCGAAGGTTATGGAATAAAATGGCTGTCTCCCAAAGCAAGTCGTTATGTGGCAATAGACAAACACATTCCTCTCAATCAACAGAATTTTGCGCATGTCGAGTTTATCAATATGGAAGTGCCATGGCTTACTGAAATGGAAAACGATCAGTTTGATGTGGTGATTTGTTTTCAGCTGATCGAACATATCCAGGATGACCAAACGCTTTTGAAAGAAATATATCGCGTGTTAAAACCAGGCGGTAAATTGTTGCTAACAACGCCGAATCAATCCATGACTTTGAGTAGAAATCCCTATCACATCCGGGAATACAATACAAATCAGTTTCGCGAATTATTGAGCAGGTATTTTGATTCCGAAAAAATATTTTTTGGAGGCGTTTTCGGTGATGCAACTGTCATGGAATATCATGAACGCAATAGAAAATCTGTCGAGCGATTCCGGAAATTCGACATTCTCGGACTCGAAAAACATCTTCCGGCTTCGTGGTTTAAAATTCCATACGATATCCTCAACAGAATGAATCGGAATGTTCTGAAAAATAACAACGATGCCCTGGTGAGTGGCATTAGCACCGCTAATTTTTTTATCAAAGAAATGGATGGGGGCCAATTGGATTATTACTGCAGAGCGGTGAAGTGA
- a CDS encoding cyanophycinase, with product MEYKGTIIPVGGNEDKGTGLNEMYTMDFIEQGILSRIVKESGGKEARVVVITSASSIPVEVGDNYMKAFAALGCENVRLLDIRKRSEAQSKIYYKYIEEADCVMFSGGDQSKITKFLLNTPLHQLLQTKLKQEHFVLAGTSAGAMAMSFQMISGGSVADSMQKGNVRMSQGMGFLEQGIIDTHFIQRGRFGRLAEAVARFPQLLGIGLAEDTGIVIKKGNLCEVIGSGMVILFDARQLSHNRYEDLEPGTPMSLSNLTTHILAHGDRFNIRERSLKILPLSFMTSN from the coding sequence ATGGAATATAAAGGAACTATAATTCCGGTTGGAGGAAATGAAGACAAGGGCACAGGACTCAATGAAATGTACACCATGGACTTTATTGAGCAAGGCATTTTGTCAAGAATTGTAAAGGAAAGTGGCGGAAAAGAAGCCCGTGTGGTGGTCATCACATCAGCTTCCTCAATACCTGTGGAGGTTGGCGACAATTACATGAAAGCATTTGCGGCACTGGGTTGTGAAAATGTTCGCCTTTTGGATATCCGGAAAAGGAGTGAAGCACAATCAAAAATCTATTATAAATATATTGAAGAGGCAGATTGTGTCATGTTTTCTGGGGGCGATCAATCCAAGATTACCAAATTCTTATTAAATACACCACTGCATCAATTACTTCAAACAAAACTAAAACAAGAGCATTTTGTGTTAGCCGGCACCAGTGCAGGAGCGATGGCCATGTCTTTTCAGATGATCTCAGGAGGAAGTGTAGCGGATTCTATGCAAAAGGGCAATGTTCGAATGTCTCAGGGTATGGGATTTCTGGAGCAAGGGATTATAGATACCCATTTCATCCAAAGGGGCAGATTCGGAAGGTTGGCTGAAGCAGTAGCCCGATTTCCGCAATTATTGGGGATTGGATTAGCGGAAGATACTGGGATCGTCATTAAAAAAGGAAATTTATGTGAAGTGATTGGATCCGGAATGGTCATCCTTTTTGATGCTCGACAACTAAGCCATAACAGGTATGAAGATTTGGAACCCGGAACTCCTATGTCATTGTCAAACCTCACTACTCATATACTCGCCCATGGCGATCGGTTTAACATTAGGGAAAGGAGTTTAAAAATCCTGCCTTTGAGCTTTATGACTTCAAATTAG